CCAAGCTTGGTACCATTCTCTGTCTTTCAAACTGGCTTACTTATAAGAATCGGGATATAAACAATATTAAAGATATAGGTGTAGCCCTTGCTATCGGATTTCTGCCGGTTATATTGATTTTACTCGAACCGGATACGGGCACTTCCATTGTCTTTATTATTATTACGCTTTCTCTCATCTATTGGAGCGGTATAAGTCTGTTTGGCCTCTTTGTAGTTATTTCCCCGGGTGTTGTTGTAATTGCTTCGTTATTCGGAACTCTCGTATTTATACTCTCCCTGATAATGGTTGTAATAGCCCTCTTTCTATTTAAAAGAGATCTATTTAACAGTATAACTGTTTTCGTTATAAATTTAGGAGCGAGTTTCTTTTTTGATTATGCATTCAGAATTTTAAAACCGCATCAGCAGAAGAGAATAGAATCATTCCTGGATCCTTCTATGGATCCACTCGGATCCGGTTATAACGCTCTGCAGGCTAAACTCGCTATCGGTTCCGGAGGGTTTACCGGAAAAGGATTCCTTCAGGGAAACCAGACTCAATTGAGATTTATTCCGGAACAATGGACTGATTTTATTTACTGTGTAATTGGCGAGGAGTTCGGTTTTCTGGGAAGCATACTTGTACTGTCCCTCTTCCTTATTATTTTTTTAAGACTCATCAATATTTCCAATCTTGCGAAGGACAGATTCAGTGTTTTAATAATCGTTGGTATACTGAGTTTGATGTTCAGTCATTTTGCAATTAATATTGGAATGAATGTCGGTATCACTCCTGTTGTCGGATTGCCTCTTCCATTCCTTAGCTACGGCGGAAGTTCTCTTCTTGTCAATATGATAATGATGGGGATTGTACTTAACATTTATCGTAACAGAAAAATGCATACATGAAAAAATAAAGGCTTATGATGAATGCGCTTCAAAAACTGAATGAAAGGTTTAAAAACGGATTCCATATTTGTGTAGGTCTCGATACTGACATAACGAAAATCCCGAAACATCTTTTAAAAAATTCTAATCCTGTTGAAGAATTCAATAAAATTATTATTGATAATACGCACCGACATGCTGCGGCCTACAAAATAAATTTCGCTTTTTATGAAAAGGATGGCTCTAAAGGATTTGATAATATCCATAGAATTCTTGAATATCTTAAAAATCTCCCGTGTTTAATAATTGCAGATGCTAAAAGAGGCGATATCGGTAATACTTCTCTTATGTATGCACAATCGGTTTTCGATCATTTCGGTTTCGATGCCGTTACTCTTCACCCGTATATGGGCTTTGATTCCATTGAACCTTTTCTCAATTACCAGGATAAATTGAATTTCATTCTGGCCTTAACTTCCAATCCGGGATCCGCAGATTTTGAAAAGCAAATGTTGGCTGATAATACCTTCCTTTATCAGAAAGTAATTAGTAAAGTCCTGAAGTGGAATAACCTGAAAAATTGCGGGATCGTATTCGGGGCTACCAATCTTAATGAGCTTCAGGATAATATAAATTCTTTCGGAGAATTGCCTGTGCTTCTTCCCGGTGTTGGATCTCAGGGCGGAGACTTGAATGAAGTTGTCTCTGTGTTTAACTCGGTCAACAATCGTAATTTTCTTATAAATGTTAGCAGAGCTTTGATCTATAGCGACGGCTCGGAGAACTTCGGCCGGAAGGCTTATGAGTACATCTCATTTATGAATGATTCTGTTGCGGGAATAATTTCAAAATAAGTAATAGCATTTTGACAATTTAAATATTAACTTGAACAGCAGTTTAATAGCAGCGACTTTATCTTAGTCAGATAACAATACAAACTCATGGACTATGAGTTCTGATATAAAGGTCCCCGAAAGCTTGCTGTACGAAGTTTGGCAGAAACAATCCTACAAATCCTCTCTGAAAACAGAGACGGGCGATGAAATTTCAATCCTCGATTCCGGAAGTAAAAACGATGACTTTGCCGGTCCAGACTTTAAAAACGCACGAATCCGGATCGGTAACCTTACTTACGTTGGTGATATTGAAATAGACAGCAGTTATGCCGATTGGAAAAATCACGGTCATAATATCGATAATAAGTATAACAGCGTTGTACTGCATGCTACGTTTGTTAATAAAAATCATCAGCCTCATGTTTATACTCGTAATGGCAGGAAAGTCCCTTCTATCTGTCTGGCCCCATTCATCGATGATTCTTTACTTGAAAACTTGAAACAATCTATCAGTGGTGATAAAGAGGAAGTCGTCACTAATATGAAGTGTTCTTCAGTTTCAGTGTCCATAAGCAGTGAAATAAAAGAAAAATTTCTTTCTCAACTGGGTGTCGACCGTTTTCATAAAAAATGTAACCGGATATTTGAAAGATTAAAAGAACTTCAATTCCTCAATGAACTTAATATTAAAGAGCCGGTAATCGGTTACGAACTTTCATCCCGTTTCCATGAGAAAAAATTCCAGCACTCGGATTTTTCGAATAAATTATTGTGGCAGCAGCTCTTTTACGAACTCCTGTTCGAAGCGCTCGGCTATTCAAAAAATAAAGTCCAGATGACCGAACTAGCTCAGATCGCTAATGTCAATTTTCTGAAAAAAATTGAGAGCGACGGAATCCTGATCGATAAATACGAAGCACTCCTCCTTTATATAAGCGGTTTGGCAAATTCCTCAGATAAAGTTAACAGTCCCGACTCTAAAAATTATATTGAACGGATTCTTCTCAACTGGAATGCTGTAAAACCATTTTACGACGGCAGGTATATGGAGGAATCCAACTGGCACTTTTTCAGACTTCGGCCTCAGAATTTCCCGACAATTAGAATGGCTGCCGGTGCACGATTGCTGAAAGAACTTCTTCACGGTAATATGATAAATATAATAGCCAAGAAGATAACGGAAATTCATAACCTTACAGTATTGATTAATTCGCTAAGGTCCTTGTTTGTTGTAAGATCCGAGGGCTTCTGGAAAAACCACTACACTTTGGATCAGGCGGCAAGCAGCGAAATTAAATATTTTGTCGGAGCCACAAGAGCGGATGAAATAGTAATTAATGTTGTCCTTCCGTTCTTTGCTGTTTATTTCGAAGTATTCGGCAGCCCGAACATCACAAAGAAAATATTGAAAATCTATTCCATTTATGAACAGCGGTCGGAAAATCAGATAGTTGTAGACGTCGGAAAATCTCTCAACATGAATGATAGTGTAAGGAGATCGGTTCTTGCACAGGGAATGATAGATCTATTTAGAAATTATTGTTCTAAAAACAAGTGTCTTGAATGTGAAATCGGAAAGATTATATTTAATTAGTTCTGAGTCCCAGAAAGCTTATTTATCTCGTCCCTTATTTTTGCTGCCCTTTCATAATCCTCTTTTTCTATAGCTTCTCTTAATTGATCCTGCAATTGTGCTAATTTTGTTTCCGGTATACTCTTTTTGCGCGGTTTCGCTTCTGATTCATGTGTATGAGGGAGTTCTTCAGATTCATCAATTTCTTCGCTTGATGGTACAAACGAGGCGGTACGCATTACATCCTCTGCAACGTAAAGAGGTGCTCCGGTTCTTACGGCAAGCGCAATCGCATCGCTCGGTCGAGAATCTATTTCGTTGGATAATGTGGCTACTTCAATTTTGATCTTTGCGTAGAATGTATTCTCTTTAAGTTCATCAATTATTATTTCAGTGACAGTCGCACCCAGATTATCAATCAGGTTTTTCAGCAGATCATGTGTAAGGGGACGGGGCGGTTTTATCCCCTCCATTTCAAGCGCGATCGATTGAGCTTCGAAAGAACCGATAATTATCGGTAGCCTCCTTACTCCATAAACTTCTTTAAGCAGTAGAGCGTAAGCTCCGCCAGCCGATGGACTGGCGGAGAGTCCTAATATTTCTACTTGTACCTTATTCACAATTCCCTATTATTTAATTTTTTTTATCTCTTCAATTAATGCCGGCACTACTTCAAATACATCGCCAACTATTCCATAATCGGCAACCTGAAAGATCGGAGCGTCTTTATCCTTATTCACTGCAACAATATACTTTGAGGAACGCATTCCAGCCAGATGCTGAATGGCGCCTGAAATACCTAGTGCAATATATAATGTGGGTGAGACTGTCTTTCCTGTCTGGCCAACCTGCTCACCATGAGGCCGCCATCCGGCATCTACTACCGCTCTGGAAGCACCTGATGCTGCACCAAGAAGTTCCGATAATTCCTCAATCATTTTAAAGTGTTCGGGACCTTTCATACCTCTTCCGCCCGATACGATTATCTCGGCTTCGGCTACATCCAGTTTACCCTCAGATTTCTTAATCTCAATCACCTTTGTTGTTAAATCCGGGTTCTCAGCATTTTGTACGGTTACGTTTGCCGTAGTTCCGTCCGGTGTACCTGCATTGAAAACATTTGGGCGTAATGTGAAAATTTTAACCGGACTTGTCAATTTAATATCAAGAAGCACTTTACCGGCATAAATTGGACGAGTTGCAATCAATTCACCGTTTTGAATTTCGATTGACGTACAATCCATT
This window of the Melioribacteraceae bacterium genome carries:
- the rodA gene encoding rod shape-determining protein RodA, whose translation is MQINYKLQDKFDLSIFLPFFVLTILGLIAVYSSTVNHPTASGNFQKQLYSAIVSLIAFFIVFSLPQQLFKMLAVPSYLLSVLLLLLVLFAGKTVYGSKSWLSFGPIGFQPSEFAKLGTILCLSNWLTYKNRDINNIKDIGVALAIGFLPVILILLEPDTGTSIVFIIITLSLIYWSGISLFGLFVVISPGVVVIASLFGTLVFILSLIMVVIALFLFKRDLFNSITVFVINLGASFFFDYAFRILKPHQQKRIESFLDPSMDPLGSGYNALQAKLAIGSGGFTGKGFLQGNQTQLRFIPEQWTDFIYCVIGEEFGFLGSILVLSLFLIIFLRLINISNLAKDRFSVLIIVGILSLMFSHFAINIGMNVGITPVVGLPLPFLSYGGSSLLVNMIMMGIVLNIYRNRKMHT
- a CDS encoding electron transfer flavoprotein subunit alpha/FixB family protein, which gives rise to MNKIIAILEQRNGQIKKASLEAVKAASEFAAKLSFESEAVVIGNEIENLDQVGGFGIHNVTHIKNAELKDYSPSGYSKILSEYIKNVNGSIVFIGNTSLGKDLAPRLSARIDAGLAMDCTSIEIQNGELIATRPIYAGKVLLDIKLTSPVKIFTLRPNVFNAGTPDGTTANVTVQNAENPDLTTKVIEIKKSEGKLDVAEAEIIVSGGRGMKGPEHFKMIEELSELLGAASGASRAVVDAGWRPHGEQVGQTGKTVSPTLYIALGISGAIQHLAGMRSSKYIVAVNKDKDAPIFQVADYGIVGDVFEVVPALIEEIKKIK
- a CDS encoding DUF2851 family protein — translated: MSSDIKVPESLLYEVWQKQSYKSSLKTETGDEISILDSGSKNDDFAGPDFKNARIRIGNLTYVGDIEIDSSYADWKNHGHNIDNKYNSVVLHATFVNKNHQPHVYTRNGRKVPSICLAPFIDDSLLENLKQSISGDKEEVVTNMKCSSVSVSISSEIKEKFLSQLGVDRFHKKCNRIFERLKELQFLNELNIKEPVIGYELSSRFHEKKFQHSDFSNKLLWQQLFYELLFEALGYSKNKVQMTELAQIANVNFLKKIESDGILIDKYEALLLYISGLANSSDKVNSPDSKNYIERILLNWNAVKPFYDGRYMEESNWHFFRLRPQNFPTIRMAAGARLLKELLHGNMINIIAKKITEIHNLTVLINSLRSLFVVRSEGFWKNHYTLDQAASSEIKYFVGATRADEIVINVVLPFFAVYFEVFGSPNITKKILKIYSIYEQRSENQIVVDVGKSLNMNDSVRRSVLAQGMIDLFRNYCSKNKCLECEIGKIIFN
- a CDS encoding bifunctional nuclease family protein; the encoded protein is MNKVQVEILGLSASPSAGGAYALLLKEVYGVRRLPIIIGSFEAQSIALEMEGIKPPRPLTHDLLKNLIDNLGATVTEIIIDELKENTFYAKIKIEVATLSNEIDSRPSDAIALAVRTGAPLYVAEDVMRTASFVPSSEEIDESEELPHTHESEAKPRKKSIPETKLAQLQDQLREAIEKEDYERAAKIRDEINKLSGTQN
- the pyrF gene encoding orotidine-5'-phosphate decarboxylase, which codes for MMNALQKLNERFKNGFHICVGLDTDITKIPKHLLKNSNPVEEFNKIIIDNTHRHAAAYKINFAFYEKDGSKGFDNIHRILEYLKNLPCLIIADAKRGDIGNTSLMYAQSVFDHFGFDAVTLHPYMGFDSIEPFLNYQDKLNFILALTSNPGSADFEKQMLADNTFLYQKVISKVLKWNNLKNCGIVFGATNLNELQDNINSFGELPVLLPGVGSQGGDLNEVVSVFNSVNNRNFLINVSRALIYSDGSENFGRKAYEYISFMNDSVAGIISK